TAGTCGATTATCTAACCCCCTATAAAGCTGATTTAGATCCAGATTCTCAAGACAGATTAACCCGCAATCCCCTACGCATCCTCGATAGTAAAGATCAAAAAACCCAAGAAATTACAGAAAATGCTCCGAGCATTCTTGATCATCTAGGAGAAGATTCCCGTTACCATTTTGAGCAAGTTTGTGGATTATTAACAGAATTAGGAATTGATTATCAACTGAATGCCCGTTTAGTCAGAGGATTAGATTACTATACTCACACTGCTTTTGAAATTCAATCAGCAGATTTGGGGGCTCAAGCAACGGTTTGCGGAGGAGGTAGATACGATGGGTTAATTTCTCAATTGGGGGGGAATGAAACCCCTGCCATTGGTTGGGCAATGGGTATGGAAAGGTTAATTTTATTACTGCAAAATCTCAATCCTTTAACTCCTCAATGTCCTGATATTTATTTTGTTTCCAGAGGAGAAAAAGCGGAAAATCAGGCTTTAATTATGGCTCAAAAACTTCGTCACAACGATTTTAATGTGGAGTTAGACCTCAGTGGTAGTAATTTTGGTAAACAGTTCAAAAGAGGCGATCGCAGTGGTGCTAAAATTTGCTTAATTTTGGGTGATGAAGAAGTGGAAAATAAAACCGTTCAAATTAAGCATCTGGTTACAGGAGAACAAAAAACAGTGTCTCAAGATGAATTAATTAATGTTCTAAAAAAATAAAGTGAAAAACTATTTCAAGTATTTATTTCTAATAATAAAGTAGTTTTAAGACAAAAACAACCTATGTTTAATATTTATTAATGCTTGTTTCTTAGTAACTATGGCTACAATTTCGGTTATTAATAACTATCTTGAATTAGATGTCATGAAAAAATATATTGCCGAATTTTTTGGCACTTTTTGGTTAGTGCTTGGAGGTTGCGGTAGTGCCGTTTTAGCGGCCAATTTTGGAGGAGAAGGCAATCCTCTGGAGCTAGGATTTTTGGGGGTTTCTCTTGGCTTTGGTCTAACGGTTCTAACTATGGCTTATGCTGTGGGACATATTTCAGGAGGTCATTTTAACCCGGCGGTTTCCTTTGATTTGTTTGCTGGAAAACGTTTTAGTGGTTCTGACTTACTACCTTATATTATTGCTCAGGTTTTAGGTGCAATCCTTGCGGGGGCTGTTTTATTTATCATCGCCAGTGGTAATGGTGCTTTAGACTTAAGTGGCTCAAATCCCTTAGCTACTAACGGTTATGGTTCTCACTCTCCCGGTGGTTATAATTTATTTGCCCCTCTGATTACAGAAATTATCATGACCTTTATGTTTCTTGTGATCATTATGGGTGCAACTGATCGCCTTGCATTAGGAGGATTTGGCCCATCTGCCATCGGTTTAGCGTTAACATTAATTCACCTCATCAGTATTCCTGTAACGAATACATCCGTCAATCCGGCAAGAAGTACAGGAGTAGCTTTATTTTGCGGTAATATGGAGATTATTGCTCAACTATGGTTATTTTGGTTCGCTCCGATTGTTGGTGCTGTTCTCGGAGGCTGGTTTTACTATCAATTTTTAGAAACAGGAATTGAAAGTCGCCCCTTGCAACCTATCGAATCTGAACCCAGAGACTAAAGAAAGAATCAAACATTAGGAATTAGGACTTAAATTATTTATTATTCACTCCCGAAAAAATGCGATCGCCCATAGAAAGAATCAAACTATCAAAAAAGGCTAAAGATCAATTAATTAAATTAAGAAAAGTTACAAAAATAGAACAATGGAATATTCTCTGTCGTTGGGGATTTTGTCGCTCTCTGCGTGAAAAACATACTCCCGCCCCCTATCCAATTCCTGCCGATAGCAATGTGGAAATGAGTTGGAACACCTTTGGAGGGGAAATAGCAGAGATTTTACTCTTGGCTTTAATTCATCGTTGTCATCAAGATGGTTTTGAAACCAATGCAGAAACCCTTAATCAACAATTTCGCTTACATCTTCACCGAGGAATTAATTACCTAGTCACAGATTTAGAATCCAAAACTCTCTCTGATTTCGTTGCCCTAGGCATCAAAAAAGATGACTCTCAATAAAAAAGACCGCTAAAAACTAGCAGTCTGAAAAGAATAATTATTTTTTATTTTTAGCTTTTGCTATTTAGACTAATCACGAGGTTTAGCTTTATTTACTTTGATTTGGCGTCCCATCCACTGAGCACCATCTAAAGTTTCGATCGCTTTTATTTCCTCATCGTCATTGGACATTTCCACAAAACCAAAACCACGTTTTCTCTTGGTTTCACGATCAAGGGGAAGATAGACGCGCTTTACTTCACCATAATCGGCAAAGACTGATTGTAAATCATTTTCTGAAATATCGTAGGATAAATTCCCAACGTATATGGACATAAACTGTTCCTCAATTTTTTACTTTTGTATAAGATAATTGAGACGACCGACACGAAGCATTCCATATAGAAGGGATAATCCTGCAAAACTGGAAGCAAACACTTTTAACGGAACCGAGACTCAAATTAACATTATATATAATATCATACTTAGGCTTTGAAATCTGATAAGTTATAGAAAAAAACTTCATCAAGAGAAAATATTTTCACAATATCCAACAGAGGGTTAGAATTAAGTTTCAAAGCGAAAAGAGTTCCAAATTCTCAAGAGGTGTAGGCGGTGAGTGACAACTTCAAGGCAACGGAGAACAATTCTCGTCATGAATTACGGGATTTAGTACGTTCTCAATTACAAATATTATTAGACCAAAATAACCTAAAAGGTGCAAAATCTTTATTAATCCCCGTGCAACCTGTGGACATTGCAGAAGCGATCGCATCTTTATCAGAATCAGCTCAAGCGATTGCTTTCCGTCTTTTAGATAAAAACAAAGCCATTGAAGTGTACGAACATTTAGAGGCAAAAATTCAGGGTATTCTCATTGAGGATTTTAAACGCCAAGAAGTCATTGATATAGTTGATAAGATGTCTCCTGATGATCGCGCTCGCTTATTTGATGAACTTCCCGCCACTATTGTTAGTCGTATCATAACTCAATTGAGTGATCAAGAAAGACAAGCCACTAATTTACTGTTGGGTTATCAGGAGAACACAGCCGGAAGAATTATGACTCCTGAATATATCTTCGTCAAAGAAACTTTTAATATAAATGAAACCTTTGCTAAAATTCGTTCTCTGGCCAATACTTCTGAGTTAATCTACTACGTTTATGTCGTTAATGAAACAAGACAATTAACAGGGGTAGTATCTTTTCGAGATTTAGTCATTCATGGGCGACAAACCATAGTTAAAGATATTATGACTCAAGATATTATCTATGTGAAAACTGATACAGATCAAGAAGAAGTCGCTAATTTAATTAAACGTTATGATTTTTTCGCCCTGCCAGTAGTGGATCGAGAATTACGAATCGTTGGCGTTGTCACTGTTGATGATGTAATTGATATTTTACAAAAAAAAGCCACTGAAGATATATACGCCCTTAGTGCTATTCAAGGAGAAGGAGAAAATTATTTTAAAACTAATCTATTTACTATTACTAAAAGGCGAGTAGGTTGGTTATTGGTTTTATTATTAACTAACACGGTAACAGGGGGAATTATTGGAGCTCAAGAAGATATAATTGCTCAATATACGATCCTTGCCGCATTCATGCCTCTTTTGGCTGACACCGGAGGAAATATCGGTGCTCAATCTTCCACTGTTGTAATTAGAGGTATTAGTACGGAAGAAGTTAGAGAGTTAGGTACTACTAAAGTTATTATTAGAGAAGGCTTAGCCGGATTGCTTTTAGGATTCGTGTTAGGTCTTGTGACTATGATATGGGCTTATTTACTACCTAGTAATGATAACAATCTGATCGTTGCTTTTGCTGTGGGTATTACTTTGACTGCTATTTGTACCTTAGCTTCTATTGCTGGTTCTGCCTTACCCTTCCTTTTTCGCCGTTTGGGTTTAGATCCAGCTTTAATGTCTGGTCCTTTTATCACCACAGCAGTGGATGTTTTAGGTATTCTGATTTATTTTAATATTGCCCGTGCAATGTTAGGATTTTAGAACCCACTATGACTAAATTGACTAAGATTTTTGATATTCCCAATTTCTAATTGTGATCAAGCCTGATGAGGAGGTAAAAGCGTGTCTGAAAATACTGTTACTGTAAAAAATGATTCCCGTCATGAGTTGAGAGAATTGGTTTCTTC
This is a stretch of genomic DNA from Cyanobacterium aponinum PCC 10605. It encodes these proteins:
- the hisS gene encoding histidine--tRNA ligase translates to MDSIQAIRGTKDILPEEIVYWQYLEKTAADILTKAAYREIRTPIFEQTNLFERGIGEATDVVGKEMYTFTDRGDRSLTLRPEGTAGVVRSYIQNKLFASGGVERLWYTGAMFRYERPQAGRQRQFHQIGLELLGSKSPRADVEVIAIATDILKALGLKNLSLQLNSVGNQEDRQKYRQALVDYLTPYKADLDPDSQDRLTRNPLRILDSKDQKTQEITENAPSILDHLGEDSRYHFEQVCGLLTELGIDYQLNARLVRGLDYYTHTAFEIQSADLGAQATVCGGGRYDGLISQLGGNETPAIGWAMGMERLILLLQNLNPLTPQCPDIYFVSRGEKAENQALIMAQKLRHNDFNVELDLSGSNFGKQFKRGDRSGAKICLILGDEEVENKTVQIKHLVTGEQKTVSQDELINVLKK
- the aqpZ gene encoding aquaporin Z; this encodes MKKYIAEFFGTFWLVLGGCGSAVLAANFGGEGNPLELGFLGVSLGFGLTVLTMAYAVGHISGGHFNPAVSFDLFAGKRFSGSDLLPYIIAQVLGAILAGAVLFIIASGNGALDLSGSNPLATNGYGSHSPGGYNLFAPLITEIIMTFMFLVIIMGATDRLALGGFGPSAIGLALTLIHLISIPVTNTSVNPARSTGVALFCGNMEIIAQLWLFWFAPIVGAVLGGWFYYQFLETGIESRPLQPIESEPRD
- the dndE gene encoding DNA sulfur modification protein DndE; the encoded protein is MRSPIERIKLSKKAKDQLIKLRKVTKIEQWNILCRWGFCRSLREKHTPAPYPIPADSNVEMSWNTFGGEIAEILLLALIHRCHQDGFETNAETLNQQFRLHLHRGINYLVTDLESKTLSDFVALGIKKDDSQ
- a CDS encoding RNA recognition motif domain-containing protein, giving the protein MSIYVGNLSYDISENDLQSVFADYGEVKRVYLPLDRETKRKRGFGFVEMSNDDEEIKAIETLDGAQWMGRQIKVNKAKPRD
- the mgtE gene encoding magnesium transporter gives rise to the protein MSDNFKATENNSRHELRDLVRSQLQILLDQNNLKGAKSLLIPVQPVDIAEAIASLSESAQAIAFRLLDKNKAIEVYEHLEAKIQGILIEDFKRQEVIDIVDKMSPDDRARLFDELPATIVSRIITQLSDQERQATNLLLGYQENTAGRIMTPEYIFVKETFNINETFAKIRSLANTSELIYYVYVVNETRQLTGVVSFRDLVIHGRQTIVKDIMTQDIIYVKTDTDQEEVANLIKRYDFFALPVVDRELRIVGVVTVDDVIDILQKKATEDIYALSAIQGEGENYFKTNLFTITKRRVGWLLVLLLTNTVTGGIIGAQEDIIAQYTILAAFMPLLADTGGNIGAQSSTVVIRGISTEEVRELGTTKVIIREGLAGLLLGFVLGLVTMIWAYLLPSNDNNLIVAFAVGITLTAICTLASIAGSALPFLFRRLGLDPALMSGPFITTAVDVLGILIYFNIARAMLGF